One genomic segment of Mytilus trossulus isolate FHL-02 chromosome 4, PNRI_Mtr1.1.1.hap1, whole genome shotgun sequence includes these proteins:
- the LOC134716526 gene encoding uncharacterized protein LOC134716526, translating to MRYDNSKRAAAPWYKINASTPAGTSEQHSCASGSITTTHNMLSKVIEPDVSEISCSDTEGGHKYIESRMSGLEDVNNNSFINPFDISIDMIDISQNYDDSEQTSDEDYEPSFNITQRPSTVDNSEEQEIEDDDPIEDDKSEEATIDMGPGVKRLTIGNIDNFITEQPLLVYRDCLLMLANTHTVQLSTKSDFKSLVDLKQKLLDLHLK from the exons AGTAAAAGGGCTGCTGCACCATGGTACAAAATTAATGCCTCTACTCCAGCTGGAACATCAGAGCAGCACAGTTGTGCTTCAGGAAGTATAACAACTACTCACAATATGCTATCAAAAGTAATAGAGCCAGATGTGTCAGAGATCTCATGTTCAGACACAGAAGGAGGTCATAAGTACAT AGAGTCTAGAATGTCTGGATTGGAAGATGTGAACAACAACAGCTTTATTAATCCTTTTGA tatcagtattgacatgattgataTTTCTCAAAATTATGATGACTCTGAACAGACATCCGATGAAGACTATGAACCTAGTTTCAACATAACACAAAG ACCAAGTACAGTTGATAATTCGGAGGAACAAGAAATTGAAGATGATGACCCAATTGAAGACGACAAATCAGAAGAGGCGACTATAGATATGGGTCCAGGAGTGAAGAGATTAACAATTGGAAATATTGACAACTTTATTACAGAACAACCACTGTTGGTTTACAGAGATTGCCTGTTGATGCTGGCAAACACACATACAGTACAGTTGAGTACAAAGTCTGACTTCAAAAGTCTAgttgatttaaaacagaaaCTATTGGATCTGCATTTAAAATAA